A window of the Brassica napus cultivar Da-Ae chromosome C5, Da-Ae, whole genome shotgun sequence genome harbors these coding sequences:
- the LOC125587963 gene encoding transcription factor bHLH150-like, protein MSGTNPSKSPELEGTETVPFRRRLVTAQRGQRVFAPKLLEALRRSRRSSEGPASHISRRWGDTTAQKVYSLKLYDALQRSRRSTTVRDTADKVLAATARGTTRWSRAILVSRLGRSLRRHKKTKPASAVRGGGGGRRKLSAVGNRVRVLGGLVPGCRRTALPELLDETADYIAALEMQVRAMTALSKIMSEFQPSDKLGSA, encoded by the coding sequence ATGTCTGGAACGAATCCATCGAAGTCGCCGGAGTTAGAAGGAACTGAAACCGTTCCTTTTCGCCGGAGATTGGTAACGGCTCAAAGAGGTCAAAGAGTTTTCGCTCCAAAGCTACTGGAGGCTCTTCGTAGATCAAGAAGAAGTTCAGAGGGCCCGGCGAGCCATATTAGTCGGAGGTGGGGAGATACGACGGCGCAGAAGGTTTATTCTTTGAAGCTCTACGACGCTCTCCAGCGATCACGGCGGAGCACAACGGTCCGAGACACGGCCGACAAAGTGCTAGCGGCTACAGCTCGTGGTACGACTCGGTGGAGCCGAGCCATATTGGTCAGTCGACTCGGGAGGAGTCTGCGGCGACACAAGAAGACAAAGCCGGCGTCGGCGGTCAGGGGAGGTGGAGGAGGGAGGAGGAAGTTGTCGGCGGTGGGAAATCGGGTCCGAGTGTTGGGTGGTTTGGTGCCAGGTTGCCGGAGAACGGCGTTGCCGGAGCTTTTGGACGAGACGGCTGATTACATAGCGGCGTTGGAAATGCAAGTCCGAGCCATGACGGCTCTATCGAAAATTATGTCTGAGTTTCAGCCGTCCGATAAACTTGGCTCTGCCTAA
- the LOC125587961 gene encoding nuclear envelope-associated protein 1-like produces the protein MSFSDKTIVDPLLKDLDEKKESFRKNVVSLASELKQVRGRLVSQEQSFLKETQTRKEAEKKAKNMEMEMCKLHKRLEERNSQLHASASAAEKFIKDLEEFRSQLDATNQTAGASADSAESTKIQCSVLKQQLDDKTRSLREHEHRVTQLGHQLDDLQRGLSLRECSERQLREELRRIEREVTESIAKAGIDRNDCVLKKFLEDVSPVNFERMNRLVEVNDVEVKKLKDEIRLMSGHWKHQTKELESQLEKQRRTDQDLKKKILKLEFCLQETRSQTRKLQRKEERRDMEIKEIRDLMSGKQQGNEESWGKQKFWDNSGFKIVVSMSMLMLVVVSKR, from the exons ATGTCTTTTTCCGACAAAACCATTGTGGATCCGCTTCTGAAAGATTTGGACGAAAAGAAAGAGAGTTTCCGGAAGAACGTCGTCTCTTTGGCGTCTGAGCTGAAGCAAGTGAGGGGCCGTTTGGTTTCTCAAGAACAATCTTTCCTTAAAGAAACCCAAACTAGAAAA GAAGCAGAGAAAAAAGCAAAGAACATGGAAATGGAGATGTGTAAATTGCATAAGAGATTAGAAGAAAGGAACTCTCAGCTTCATGCTTCTGCATCTGCTGCTGAAAAG TTTATTAAAGACTTGGAGGAATTTAGATCACAGCTGGATGCAACTAATCAAACCGCAGGAGCAAGTGCTGACTCCGCTGAATCTACAAAGATCCAATGCTCAGTGCTTAAACAACAACTTGACGACAAAACACGTTCTCTTAGAGAACACGAGCACCGTGTGACTCAGCTCGGGCACCAGCTTGATGATCTACAGAGAGGCTTGAGTTTGAGAGAGTGCTCAGAGAGGCAGCTAAGGGAGGAGCTTAGGAGAATCGAGCGCGAGGTTACAGAGTCTATTGCAAAGGCTGGGATAGACAGGAATGATTGCGTGCTGAAGAAGTTTCTAGAAGATGTCTCTCCTGTGAATTTTGAGAGGATGAATAGATTAGTTGAAGTGAATGACGTGGAGGTCAAGAAACTGAAAGATGAAATTAGGTTGATGTCAGGTCATTGGAAGCATCAGACTAAGGAACTTGAATCTCAG TTGGAGAAACAGAGAAGAACTGATCAagatttgaagaagaagatacttAAGCTAGAGTTCTGTCTTCAAGAAACTAGAAGCCAGACCAGAAAGCTGCAGAGG AAAGAGGAAAGAAGGGACATGGAGATTAAAGAGATAAGAGATCTGATGTCAGGGAAACAACAAGGTAACGAAGAATCTTGGGGGAAACAGAAGTTCTGGGACAATTCAGGATTCAAGATCGTTGTATCAATGTCTATGTTGATGTTAGTGGTAGTCTCCAAGAGATGA
- the LOC125587962 gene encoding zinc finger matrin-type protein 2-like, protein MASSNTTPGVDNTFRKKFDTEEYRERARKREEKEADRSKSQPKGPPVQRAPLKHRDYHVDLESRLGKTQVVTPVAPLSQQAGYFCRVCDCVVKDSANYLDHINGKKHQRALGMSMRVERSSLEQVQERFEVLKKRKTPGTFSEQDLDERIRKQQEEEEEHKRLRREKKKEKKKGKVIEEEPEMDPEVAELMGFGGFGSSKKS, encoded by the exons ATGGCTTCTAGCAACACC ACTCCAGGGGTTGATAACACGTTCAGGAAGAAGTTCGATACGGAAGAGTATCGGGAACGTGCACGTAAACGCGAAGAGAAG GAGGCGGATCGGTCTAAATCTCAGC CTAAAGGTCCTCCTGTGCAAAGAGCTCCTTTGAAGCATAGAGATTATCATGTGGACCTAGAGTCTCGCCTGGGCAAGACCCAG GTTGTTACACCGGTAGCGCCTCTAAGTCAGCAG GCTGGTTATTTCTGTCGCGTTTGTGACTGTGTTGTTAAAGATTCAGCTAACTACTTGGATCACATTAATGGGAAAAAAC ATCAAAGAGCGTTGGGAATGTCTATGCGGGTGGAGAGATCGTCTCTTGAACAA GTACAGGAGCGGTTCGAGGTGTTAAAGAAACGGAAAACGCCAGGAACTTTCTCAGAACAAG ACCTGGACGAACGGATCCGGAAAcagcaagaagaagaggaggaacaTAAACGGCTGCGGCgggagaaaaagaaagagaagaag AAAGGGAAGGTGATAGAGGAGGAGCCTGAGATGGACCCTGAGGTTGCAGAGCTGATGGGATTTGGGGGCTTTGGATCTTCCAAAAAATCATGA
- the LOC106400130 gene encoding shaggy-related protein kinase gamma-like, with protein MATVGVEPSAAVRDSTANAATDVDRLPEEMNHMKIQDDKEMEATIVNGNVTETGHIIVTTIGGRNGQPKQTISYMAERVVGHGSFGVVFQAKCLETGETVAIKKVLQDRRYKNRELQTMRLLDHPNVVSLKHCFFSTTEKDELYLNLVLEYVPETVHRVIKHYNKLNQRMPIVYVKLYTYQIFRSLCYIHRCIGVCHRDIKPQNLLVNPHTHQVKLCDFGSAKVLVKGEPNISYICSRYYRAPELIFGATEYTTAIDVWSAGCVMAELLLGQPLFPGESGVDQLVEIIKVLGTPTREEIKCMNPNYTEFKFPQIKAHPWHKIFHKRMPPEAVDLVSRLLQYSPSLRCGALDALVHPFFDELRDPNARLPNGRFFPPLFNFKPHELKGVPVEMVAKLVPEHARKQCPWLGL; from the exons ATGGCCACGGTGGGCGTAGAGCCTAGTGCCGCGGTTAGAGACTCTACTGCAAACGCTGCTACTGACGTTGACAGGTTACCTGAAGAGATGAATCACATGAAAATTCAAGATGATAAA GAAATGGAAGCTACAATAGTAAACGGCAATGTCACAGAGACTGGTCACATAATAGTAACAACCATAGGTGGAAGAAACGGCCAACCAAAGCAG ACAATAAGTTACATGGCAGAGCGTGTTGTTGGACACGGCTCCTTCGGCGTTGTCTTCCAA gcGAAATGTTTAGAGACTGGAGAAACCGTAGCGATAAAGAAAGTGTTGCAAGACCGCAGGTACAAGAACCGTGAGCTACAAACAATGAGACTCCTCGACCATCCAAACGTTGTCTCTTTAAAACACTGCTTCTTCTCAACAACCGAGAAAGACGAGCTTTACCTCAACCTGGTCCTCGAATACGTTCCGGAGACAGTACACCGCGTTATCAAACACTACAACAAACTCAACCAACGCATGCCTATCGTCTACGTCAAACTCTACACCTATCAG ATTTTCAGGTCGTTATGTTACATTCACAGATGTATAGGCGTGTGTCATCGTGACATAAAGCCTCAGAACTTGTTGGTGAACCCACACACTCATCAAGTGAAGCTGTGTGATTTTGGAAGTGCTAAAGTATTG GTCAAAGGAGAGCCAAACATTTCGTATATTTGCTCTAGGTATTATAGAGCACCTGAGCTTATTTTTGGAGCTACGGAGTATACTACAGCCATTGATGTCTGGTCTGCTGGATGTGTTATGGCGGAGCTTCTTCTTGGTCAG CCACTGTTCCCTGGTGAGAGTGGCGTTGATCAACTTGTAGAGATTATTAAGGTATTGGGAACACCAACAAGGGAAGAGATCAAATGCATGAACCCCAACTACACTGAGTTCAAGTTCCCTCAGATTAAAGCTCATCCATGGCATAAG ATTTTCCACAAGAGGATGCCTCCAGAAGCCGTTGATCTGGTCTCAAGGCTTCTTCAATACTCTCCTAGTCTCCGTTGCGGTGCT CTTGATGCATTGGTCCACCCGTTCTTTGACGAGCTTAGAGATCCGAATGCAAGGTTGCCTAATGGACGTTTCTTTCCACCACTGTTCAACTTCAAGCCTCATG AGCTTAAAGGTGTGCCTGTGGAGATGGTGGCTAAGTTAGTACCCGAACATGCAAGGAAGCAGTGTCCCTGGCTCGGTTTGTGA
- the BNAC05G46040D gene encoding uncharacterized protein BNAC05G46040D, whose translation MMNRWGEESQGGPSQITPEMANNLPDEFHGATPIWFVGLGGEDTLVQEGLYPPLNLTYTPTQEHFNKIESKFQEERQKQLYSTENTKTLTTHDTPTTTEKLKAMNFEISKIIIGEWTHKSVYPDDLKAKFYFAKRRLMWEILDEDSKLKRKIEMQWSDVLSFRASYPPQNETGTLEVELGKCPTFFLEADPQRGKHTQWEQLDQDFTPGQSASKYRRHTLHISPGDLKMNLEKLVSAVSFWSKLAKANFPTLPHSLYFDNGNSNNNDNSNLCPYGNSRTPGINGNHHYPQGLGHVPVENVNFNMATEFCPNNQMNPIFQDDHQDETMSQLPGMQVTHPSSQHINMGRYIISESHFNNPMIPDDRHTSNTGELRGPYLQVILAQEEVIQNMKCIRQFQTNGECYCNQCFNNINGSLPPDS comes from the exons ATGATGAATAGATGGGGAGAAGAATCTCAAGGTGGCCCTAGCCAAATAACTCCAGAG ATGGCTAATAATCTCCCTGATGAATTCCATGGAGCAACACCGATCTGGTTTGTAGGTTTGGGAGGCGAAGACACCCTGGTCCAAGAG ggtCTATATCCACCTTTAAACTTGACTTACACACCAACTCAGGAACATTTCAACAAAATTGAATCCAAATTTCAAGAAGAAAGGCAAAAGCAACTTTATTCCACAGAGAACACAAAGACCTTAACGACTCATGACACTCCTACAACTACTGAAAAACTAAAGGCTATGAATTTCGAAATCTCCAAGATCATAATTGGTGAATGGACTCACAAGTCGGTCTACCCTGATGATCTTAAGGCCAAATTCTACTTTGCAAAGAGGAGACTTATGTGGGAGATTCTCGATGAAGATTCAAAACTTAAGAGAAAGATTGAGATGCAATGGTCTGATGTCTTGTCTTTTAGAGCTAGTTATCCTCCACAAAATGAAACAGGAACACTAGAAGTCGAG TTGGGAAAGTGTCCAACGTTCTTCTTGGAGGCTGATCCACAGCGAGGAAAGCACACTCAATGGGAACAGTTGGATCAAGACTTTACCCCAGGTCAATCTGCTTCTAAATACAG gaGACATACACTTCATATTTCCCCTGGAGATCTGAAGATGAACTTGGAGAAGCTTGTGTCCGCCGTTAGCTTCTGGTCAAAACTCGCCAAAGCCAATTTCCCAACTCTACCACATTCTCTTTACTTCGATAATGGAAACAGTAACAACAATGATAATAGCAACTTGTGTCCCTACGGAAACAGCAGAACACCTGGCATCAACGGCAATCATCACTATCCTCAAG GACTTGGTCATGTGCCAGTGGAGAACGTAAACTTCAACATGGCAACTGAGTTCTGCCCGAATAATCAAATGAACCCAATTTTTCAAGACGATCACCAGGATGAAACTATGAGTCAATTACCTGGGATGCAAGTTACACATCCATCATCTCAGCATATCAACATGGGAAGGTACATTATTAGCGAGTCACATTTTAACAATCCGATGATCCCAGACGATCGCCACACGAGTAACACAGGTGAGTTACGTGGACCGTATCTACAAGTCATCTTAGCTCAAGAAGAAGTGATACAGAACATGAAATGCATACGTCAGTTTCAGACCAACGGAGAATGTTATTGTAATCAATGCTTCAACAACATCAATGGTTCACTGCCTCCTGATTCGTAG